One segment of Amycolatopsis alba DSM 44262 DNA contains the following:
- the leuS gene encoding leucine--tRNA ligase, whose amino-acid sequence MNQASEGADAAPQHRYTAELAGQIEQRWQDYWSDHGTYHAPNPVGPLADESGEVPSDKLFVQDMFPYPSGAGLHVGHPLGFIATDVFARYHRMIGRNVLHTMGFDAFGLPAEQFAVRTGQHPAKTTDENIATYLRQLRGLGLGHDDRRRIRTTDPEYYRWTQWIFLQIFNSYYDEKAGKARPIVELETEYAQDKRRTPDGRNWCELTRAEQLEIIDSHRLVYISEAPVNWCPGLGTVLSNEEVTADGRSERGNFPVFRRNLRQWMMRITSYADRLVDDLDLLDWPEKVKSMQRNWIGRSHGARVSFDSGERKIEVFTTRPDTLFGATYLVVAPEHPLVDELTAATWPEGVDARWTGEAATPADAIAAYRAAAARKSELDRQESKEKTGVFTGSYAVNPADGKEIPVFVADYVLMGYGTGAIMAVPGQDARDWEFAEKFGLEIIRTVQPTEGFDGKAFSGDGPAINSGFLDGMAVDEAKKTMIGWLEEHDHGRGTVQYKLRDWLFSRQRYWGEPFPVVYDEDGQVHALPDSMLPLELPEVADYSPVTFDPEDKDSTPSSPLARATEWVEVELDLGDGKKTYRRDINTMPNWAGSCWYQLRYLDPTNSEALVAPENEAYWVGPRPAEHGVEDPGGTDLYVGGVEHAVLHLLYSRFWHKVLFDLGHVSSKEPYRKLFNQGYVQAYAYTDSRGFYVPAEDVVEKDGKFFYQDEEVKQEYGKMGKTQRNVVTPDEMCASYGADTFRFYEMSMGPLDVSRPWATKDVVGAQRFLQRLWRLVVDEESGELRVSTVDATDADRKQLHKAIAGVREDYAELRFNTAGAKLIELNNHVTKAYGSADATPRELVEPLVLMLAPLAPHLTEELWKRLGHADSLVHGPFPVVDEKYLVEDSVEYPIQVNGKVRSRITVPAEAGKDAVQAAALADEKVAALVGDGTPRKVIVVPGRLVNIVL is encoded by the coding sequence ATGAACCAGGCGAGCGAAGGCGCCGACGCGGCCCCTCAGCACCGCTACACCGCGGAGCTGGCGGGCCAGATCGAGCAGCGTTGGCAGGACTACTGGTCCGACCACGGCACCTACCACGCGCCGAACCCGGTCGGCCCGCTCGCGGACGAGAGCGGCGAGGTCCCGTCGGACAAGCTGTTCGTCCAGGACATGTTCCCGTACCCGTCGGGCGCAGGCCTGCACGTCGGGCACCCGCTGGGCTTCATCGCGACCGACGTCTTCGCGCGGTACCACCGCATGATCGGCCGGAACGTGCTGCACACGATGGGCTTCGACGCCTTCGGCCTGCCAGCCGAGCAGTTCGCGGTGCGCACCGGCCAGCATCCGGCCAAGACCACCGACGAGAACATCGCGACGTATCTGCGTCAGCTGCGTGGCCTGGGCCTCGGCCACGACGACCGGCGCCGGATCCGCACCACCGATCCGGAGTACTACCGCTGGACGCAGTGGATCTTCCTGCAGATCTTCAACTCGTATTACGACGAGAAGGCGGGCAAGGCCCGGCCCATCGTCGAGCTGGAGACCGAGTACGCGCAGGACAAACGCCGTACGCCGGACGGCCGCAACTGGTGCGAGCTGACCCGCGCCGAGCAGCTGGAGATCATCGACTCGCACCGCCTGGTCTACATCTCCGAGGCGCCGGTGAACTGGTGCCCTGGGCTGGGCACGGTGCTGTCGAACGAAGAGGTCACCGCCGACGGCCGCAGTGAACGCGGCAACTTCCCGGTGTTCCGGCGCAATCTGCGTCAGTGGATGATGCGCATCACCTCCTACGCCGACCGCCTGGTCGACGACCTGGACCTGCTGGACTGGCCGGAGAAGGTCAAGTCCATGCAGCGCAACTGGATCGGCCGCTCGCACGGCGCGCGGGTGTCGTTCGATTCCGGCGAGCGGAAGATCGAGGTCTTCACCACCCGCCCGGACACGCTGTTCGGCGCCACCTACCTGGTGGTCGCGCCCGAGCATCCGCTGGTCGACGAGCTGACGGCCGCGACCTGGCCGGAAGGCGTCGACGCGCGCTGGACCGGCGAGGCGGCCACCCCGGCCGACGCCATCGCCGCCTACCGCGCCGCCGCGGCGCGGAAGTCCGAATTGGACCGTCAGGAGAGCAAGGAGAAGACCGGCGTCTTCACCGGCTCCTACGCGGTGAATCCGGCCGACGGCAAGGAAATCCCGGTCTTCGTCGCCGACTACGTGCTGATGGGCTACGGCACCGGCGCGATCATGGCCGTCCCCGGCCAGGACGCCCGCGACTGGGAGTTCGCCGAGAAGTTCGGCCTGGAGATCATCCGCACCGTCCAGCCGACGGAAGGCTTCGACGGCAAGGCGTTCAGCGGAGACGGGCCCGCGATCAATTCGGGCTTCCTGGACGGGATGGCCGTCGACGAAGCCAAGAAGACGATGATCGGCTGGCTGGAGGAGCACGACCACGGCCGCGGCACCGTCCAGTACAAGCTGCGCGACTGGCTGTTCTCGCGCCAGCGCTACTGGGGCGAGCCGTTCCCGGTGGTCTACGACGAGGACGGCCAGGTCCACGCGCTGCCGGACAGCATGCTGCCGCTCGAACTGCCCGAGGTCGCCGACTACTCGCCGGTGACCTTCGACCCGGAGGACAAGGACAGCACGCCGTCCTCGCCGCTGGCGCGCGCCACCGAATGGGTCGAGGTCGAACTGGACCTGGGCGACGGCAAGAAGACCTACCGCCGCGACATCAACACCATGCCGAACTGGGCGGGTTCCTGCTGGTACCAGCTGCGGTACCTGGACCCGACCAACTCCGAAGCGCTGGTCGCGCCGGAGAACGAGGCGTACTGGGTCGGCCCGCGGCCCGCCGAGCACGGTGTCGAAGACCCTGGCGGCACGGATCTGTACGTCGGCGGTGTCGAGCACGCGGTGCTGCACCTGCTGTACTCGCGGTTCTGGCACAAGGTGTTGTTCGACCTGGGCCACGTGTCGTCCAAGGAGCCGTACCGGAAGCTGTTCAACCAGGGCTACGTGCAGGCGTACGCGTACACCGATTCCCGCGGTTTCTACGTGCCGGCCGAAGACGTCGTGGAGAAGGACGGAAAGTTCTTCTACCAAGACGAAGAGGTCAAGCAGGAATACGGGAAGATGGGGAAGACGCAGCGCAACGTCGTCACCCCGGACGAAATGTGCGCGTCCTACGGCGCCGACACCTTCCGTTTCTACGAGATGTCGATGGGCCCGCTGGACGTCTCGCGGCCGTGGGCGACCAAGGACGTCGTCGGCGCGCAGCGGTTCCTGCAGCGGCTGTGGCGCCTGGTCGTCGACGAGGAGTCCGGCGAGCTGCGCGTGTCCACTGTGGACGCCACGGACGCGGACCGCAAGCAGCTGCACAAGGCGATCGCCGGTGTCCGCGAGGACTACGCGGAACTGCGGTTCAACACGGCAGGCGCGAAGCTGATCGAGCTGAACAACCACGTCACCAAGGCCTACGGTTCGGCCGACGCCACGCCGCGGGAACTGGTGGAGCCGCTGGTGCTGATGCTGGCGCCGCTGGCCCCGCACCTGACCGAGGAGCTGTGGAAGCGCCTGGGCCACGCGGATTCCCTGGTGCACGGGCCGTTCCCGGTCGTCGACGAGAAGTACCTGGTCGAGGACTCCGTGGAGTACCCGATCCAGGTCAACGGCAAGGTGCGCTCCCGGATCACCGTGCCCGCCGAGGCGGGCAAGGACGCCGTGCAGGCGGCCGCGCTGGCCGACGAGAAGGTCGCCGCCTTGGTCGGCGACGGCACTCCGCGCAAGGTGATCGTCGTGCCGGGACGTCTGGTCAACATCGTGCTGTAG